One Lutra lutra chromosome 7, mLutLut1.2, whole genome shotgun sequence DNA window includes the following coding sequences:
- the LOC125105139 gene encoding cytochrome P450 1A2 isoform X2, producing the protein MAWSPIATGLLLVSAVFCMVLWVVRAWQPRVPKGLKSPPGPWGWPLLGNVLTLGKTPHLALTRLSQRYGDVLQIHIGSTPVLVLSGLDTIRQALVQQGDDFKGRPDLYSFTLVTDGQSMSFSPDSGPVWAARRRLAQSALKSFSIASDPASSCTCYLEEHVSKEAEALLGRLQQRMAEAGRFDPYNEVMLSVASVIGAMCFGKHFPQSSEEMLSLISSTNDFVETASSGNPVDFFPILRYLPNPSLQRFKAFNQKFFRFLQNIVQEHYRDFDESNIQDITGALLKHNEKGSRTSAGHIPHEKIVNIINDIFGAGFDTITTAISWSIMYLVTNPEIQRKIQEELDRVIGRARQPQLSDRLQLPYLEAFILEIFRHTSFVPFTIPHSTTRDTILKGFYIPKERCVFVNQWQVNHDPKVWGDPSEFRPERFLTADGTAINKILSEKVILFSMGKRRCIGEVMAKLEIFLFLATLLQRLEFSVPAGVKVDLTPIYGLTMKHPHCEHVQARPRFSTK; encoded by the exons ATGGCCTGGTCCCCGATAGCTACCGGGCTGCTCCTGGTCTCTGCCGTCTTCTGCATGGTGCTCTGGGTGGTCAGAGCCTGGCAGCCTCGGGTTCCCAAAGGCCTGAAGAGTCCCCCGGGGCCGTGGGGCTGGCCCTTGCTGGGGAACGTGCTGACCTTGGGGAAGACCCCACACCTGGCGCTAACGAGGCTGAGCCAGCGGTATGGGGACGTGCTGCAAATCCACATTGGCTCCACACCCGTACTGGTGCTCAGCGGCCTGGACACCATCCGGCAGGCCCTGGTGCAACAGGGGGACGATTTCAAGGGCCGGCCTGACCTCTACAGCTTCACTTTGGTTACTGATGGCCAAAGCATGTCCTTTAGCCCGGACTCTGGACCAGTGTGGGCTGCACGCAGGCGCCTGGCCCAGAGTGCCCTGAAGAGCTTCTCCATCGCGTCAGACCCAGCTTCCTCGTGCACCTGCTACCTGGAAGAGCACGTGAGCAAGGAGGCAGAGGCCCTCCTCGGCAGGCTGCAGCAAAGGATGGCAGAGGCTGGGCGCTTTGACCCCTACAACGAGGTGATGCTGTCCGTGGCCAGTGTCATTGGTGCCATGTGCTTTGGGAAGCACTTCCCTCAGAGCAGTGAGGAGATGCTCAGCCTTATAAGCAGCACCAATGACTTTGTGGAGACGGCCTCCTCTGGGAACCCCGTGGACTTCTTCCCCATTCTCCGGTATCTGCCTAACCCTTCCCTGCAGAGATTCAAGGCCTTCAACCAGAAGTTCTTTCGGTTCCTTCAGAATATTGTCCAGGAGCACTACCGGGACTTTGACGAG AGCAACATTCAGGACATCACAGGCGCCCTCCTGAAGCACAATGAGAAGGGTTCCAGAACTAGTGCTGGTCACATCCCCCATGAGAAGATCGTCAACATTATCAACGACATTTTTGGGGCCG gaTTTGACACCATCACAACAGCCATCTCCTGGAGCATCATGTATCTTGTGACAAACCCTGAGATACAGAGAAAGATCCAGGAGGAGTTGG ACAGAGTGATTGGCAGGGCCCGGCAACCCCAGCTATCTGACAGACTCCAGCTGCCCTACCTGGAGGCCTTCATCCTGGAGATCTTCCGACATACCTCCTTCGTCCCCTTTACCATCCCCCACAG CACGACAAGGGACACGATACTGAAAGGCTTCTACATCCCCAAGGAACGCTGTGTCTTTGTAAACCAGTGGCAGGTCAATCATGACCC AAAGGTGTGGGGAGATCCATCCGAGTTCCGACCAGAGAGATTCCTTACTGCTGATGGCACTGCAATCAATAAGATCTTGAGTGAGAAAGTGATACTCTTCAGCATGGGCAAGCGCCGGTGCATAGGAGAGGTCATGGCCAAGTTGGAGATCTTTCTCTTCCTAGCTACCTTGCTGCAGCGGCTGGAGTTCAGTGTGCCAGCAGGTGTGAAAGTAGACCTAACCCCAATCTATGGGCTGACCATGAAGCACCCCCACTGTGAGCATGTCCAGGCACGGCCACGCTTCTCCACCAAGTGA
- the LOC125105139 gene encoding cytochrome P450 1A2 isoform X1: MAWSPIATGLLLVSAVFCMVLWVVRAWQPRVPKGLKSPPGPWGWPLLGNVLTLGKTPHLALTRLSQRYGDVLQIHIGSTPVLVLSGLDTIRQALVQQGDDFKGRPDLYSFTLVTDGQSMSFSPDSGPVWAARRRLAQSALKSFSIASDPASSCTCYLEEHVSKEAEALLGRLQQRMAEAGRFDPYNEVMLSVASVIGAMCFGKHFPQSSEEMLSLISSTNDFVETASSGNPVDFFPILRYLPNPSLQRFKAFNQKFFRFLQNIVQEHYRDFDELVSPQSNIQDITGALLKHNEKGSRTSAGHIPHEKIVNIINDIFGAGFDTITTAISWSIMYLVTNPEIQRKIQEELDRVIGRARQPQLSDRLQLPYLEAFILEIFRHTSFVPFTIPHSTTRDTILKGFYIPKERCVFVNQWQVNHDPKVWGDPSEFRPERFLTADGTAINKILSEKVILFSMGKRRCIGEVMAKLEIFLFLATLLQRLEFSVPAGVKVDLTPIYGLTMKHPHCEHVQARPRFSTK, encoded by the exons ATGGCCTGGTCCCCGATAGCTACCGGGCTGCTCCTGGTCTCTGCCGTCTTCTGCATGGTGCTCTGGGTGGTCAGAGCCTGGCAGCCTCGGGTTCCCAAAGGCCTGAAGAGTCCCCCGGGGCCGTGGGGCTGGCCCTTGCTGGGGAACGTGCTGACCTTGGGGAAGACCCCACACCTGGCGCTAACGAGGCTGAGCCAGCGGTATGGGGACGTGCTGCAAATCCACATTGGCTCCACACCCGTACTGGTGCTCAGCGGCCTGGACACCATCCGGCAGGCCCTGGTGCAACAGGGGGACGATTTCAAGGGCCGGCCTGACCTCTACAGCTTCACTTTGGTTACTGATGGCCAAAGCATGTCCTTTAGCCCGGACTCTGGACCAGTGTGGGCTGCACGCAGGCGCCTGGCCCAGAGTGCCCTGAAGAGCTTCTCCATCGCGTCAGACCCAGCTTCCTCGTGCACCTGCTACCTGGAAGAGCACGTGAGCAAGGAGGCAGAGGCCCTCCTCGGCAGGCTGCAGCAAAGGATGGCAGAGGCTGGGCGCTTTGACCCCTACAACGAGGTGATGCTGTCCGTGGCCAGTGTCATTGGTGCCATGTGCTTTGGGAAGCACTTCCCTCAGAGCAGTGAGGAGATGCTCAGCCTTATAAGCAGCACCAATGACTTTGTGGAGACGGCCTCCTCTGGGAACCCCGTGGACTTCTTCCCCATTCTCCGGTATCTGCCTAACCCTTCCCTGCAGAGATTCAAGGCCTTCAACCAGAAGTTCTTTCGGTTCCTTCAGAATATTGTCCAGGAGCACTACCGGGACTTTGACGAG CTTGTGTCCCCACAGAGCAACATTCAGGACATCACAGGCGCCCTCCTGAAGCACAATGAGAAGGGTTCCAGAACTAGTGCTGGTCACATCCCCCATGAGAAGATCGTCAACATTATCAACGACATTTTTGGGGCCG gaTTTGACACCATCACAACAGCCATCTCCTGGAGCATCATGTATCTTGTGACAAACCCTGAGATACAGAGAAAGATCCAGGAGGAGTTGG ACAGAGTGATTGGCAGGGCCCGGCAACCCCAGCTATCTGACAGACTCCAGCTGCCCTACCTGGAGGCCTTCATCCTGGAGATCTTCCGACATACCTCCTTCGTCCCCTTTACCATCCCCCACAG CACGACAAGGGACACGATACTGAAAGGCTTCTACATCCCCAAGGAACGCTGTGTCTTTGTAAACCAGTGGCAGGTCAATCATGACCC AAAGGTGTGGGGAGATCCATCCGAGTTCCGACCAGAGAGATTCCTTACTGCTGATGGCACTGCAATCAATAAGATCTTGAGTGAGAAAGTGATACTCTTCAGCATGGGCAAGCGCCGGTGCATAGGAGAGGTCATGGCCAAGTTGGAGATCTTTCTCTTCCTAGCTACCTTGCTGCAGCGGCTGGAGTTCAGTGTGCCAGCAGGTGTGAAAGTAGACCTAACCCCAATCTATGGGCTGACCATGAAGCACCCCCACTGTGAGCATGTCCAGGCACGGCCACGCTTCTCCACCAAGTGA